The nucleotide sequence AATTTAATAAGGAAAAATGTTTTCTTAATGGGTCCAATCTAAAAATGAATGTAGCACTTCTTAAAAAGTGAACTATGATAGAGTCCAGGTAAGTTGATGGGGCCAATAGGATGGAGGTACTTGAGTATTTTCCCCTAGTGTGAAGAGAAAGTAGCACAGGTATTGCTATCCAGCATGCAAATCAAAGGACAGGATTCACTGAATTGAACTATTGCCTGGATTTTGTGGTAATGGTCAATATACAATGAAGCTTTTAGCTGGAAACATCTAGAATGCAACTGACCAATTAAATACTGTCACAAAAATCTAATAAGATGGAGTATAATGAACTGTATAGCTGCAGTTACTGGTTAGCAATCTATGGCTGTATAAAACAAAAGTCTTGTAAACTTCTAGGAGAAATATCCTACTTAAAAATTAAttctaaaaaaattaaaatatttttaatcCTGTCTAATTTGCCTTCAACTTTAATCGCATGCATATGTTACCAGTCTACCACTTTCTAAAAGTTTAAAATCTGTATAGCGTTTACTTGTACTGTTAGAATATTGTTGTTTGGCTTCCCATCCAATTTACTAATATTGTAAGTCAGACTTCCATTTAAACAAGGTCTTGACCACCTTGACAAAAGGTGGAGGTGGTGGGAAGAGTCCATTTCGGTTCTGGATCTTGAGGTAGTGTTTTGTTTAAGAAAATTGAATTTCAGTGATTTAGATTGCAGTATCAAATTTGAGCTGCAATAAGGTCAATGACTTGTTTTAAActgggaatttaaaaaaaaagtgtctTTGACCTGGAGGCAGTGTTGGCAGTGAGTGGACTTTggtattgatgaaagtagagtctATGAAAGTCTGTGATTTGGGTATTGAATGTATATGGAAATAGTTATTGGAAAGGGTTTTGTGGCATACAGAGATGGATAATCAGGTTCATTTTTCAATAAGTAGGATATAAACTTTTGCGAGTTGAGTCCTCGATGGAACTTTAATTACTGTAAATTGAACTACAGATAGTATCTGCACTTTAGCAGTGTGATAATAAAAATTGCTCACTTGAAATTGTCAATTTTAACTTGTAACTTTTatttctttgtgtgtgtgtatatatatctgaTGTATCTACACATGGAGAGAATTGTGTTGCAGATCAGCAGCCTCCCTGTAATTGCATAAACATAAGTGTCCCATGTTTCAATTTAATTTTTCTATGTGTTAGCAGGCCAGATTCAACTGATTTATCCTGGGAACTGATGAAAAAGAAATCCAGCTTTGGTAAGTTTGGTATTGATGTATTTTTTCCCTTCAATGCAAAGAAGGTTAAGGATTCAATTAAAATTCAGTCTCATCTATTTgatacaataaaaaaaatctgtacAGTACTTGGAAATTGTCCTAACTAAGGGGTTTAATTGAAATTATTTGGCCAAGAGAACCAGAAGAAAAATGGAAGATTTTGTATGTTCAATTGATCATAACATTGCTTGAAAAGAAAATCTAATATATAGCAGTTACAGTACTTTTGAAGCAGAATAAGATCTACTTGCAGTGAACTAGGAATTACTTGGAAAAGGAGATCTGTGCAGGAGAATGGAGCACTTGAACTAATATAAAGATTTTAGAGCCAGCATAGCCAAATGAGTAAGGGACTTCCTGTGTGTTAAAGTTCGAAGAAATAAAGTTGTATTTCATTTTTAGTTACTGAATTTGACTATAAATGCAGTACTAGAAAATAGCAGCTGAAATTTGTACCATTTGAATTAATTCAGTTTGTGTAAGTACTTGAAATATGGCGTTGGTATCTGGTGACTCTGCGcatgctctcccgagcaaactgccctctatgCTATCCTATACTgacttctcttctctctctctctctctctctctctctctcccctctttcccccccccccccaccccaggtaAAATGCATTTGCATAATCTGGAACGTGAACAAATGTCTGAAATGAAGTGGGGAAAAGATAGGTGCAGTATACAGAAGAAGAAGGCTGAGAAAATTGCAATTGGTGTGGATGAATTGTGTCTTGCTTCAGATAAGCCTCAAAAGTGTAAGAGAGTGTCACGGTCCAGAACTCCAGGCTATCAGAAATGCAAAATCTTGAAGTCAGGTTCAGTATCATCTTTGGGAAGTTGTTGTTCATCTTCTGCTACCTCTCGGTCAGATTCTGTTTCATCCTCTGCCAGCTCACGATCTGGTTCGATGTCATCATCGAGTTGCTCTCGATCGAGTTCGGTATCGTCATCCTGTAGCTCTCGTTCCAGTTCAGTCTCATCTTCTGGTAGCTCTCAGTCAGATTCAATGTCCTCTTCTGGCAGTTCCAGATCAAGTTCGGTGTCCTCGTCAGGCAGTTCCTATTTGGGTTCTGTGTCCCCATTAAAAAGGTACCGATCAAGTTCAAAATACACTAATTCGGCTTCAAGGTCAAGATGTGTATCACGTGAGAAGAGATACAAAAGATTAAGAGGAACCCATTCAAGATCCCGGTCTCGAAGCTGCTCAAGGTCTTGTTACCGAAGATCAAGATATCATATGTCGTATCGGTCAGCCCTCGGGTACCGATCAAGATCTAGGTCTAGCTTGAGGTACAGAAGATCCCGCTCAGGATCAAGGTCAAGATATTCATCCAGGCGTCCAAGGAACTACCATAGTTTTATGTACAGAACCCATTCTCCACACAGAAGTCGAAGCAGATCAAGGGGAAGATCTATTCACTTAACACAAAAAGGTAGAATATATTGAAATTATAAGGAATATGAATAATCATGAATGGATGTGGGAGTAACCATTTGATCTCTTGATTTCTAGTCTTTATTCAACTGCATAAGTACTTTCCCTGAAATTTCATGATTCCTATGTCCAAAAATCCTTTGATCTGATGTTAATGAAGTTTAATGACCCTTAGTTTTCAATAGTGAAGTCCAAAAATTTACCAGAGGAAAATACTTAGTCCCAAATGGCGAAGCGATTATTTTGAGATTTCTCAATCAGAGCATCTTCCAATATATACCCTGTCTAAGTTCTTACGATTTTTGACTTTTCAGTAAGGTCTAttcattcctctaaactaaaAGCCTGGCTGTCTTGACACTCCTGCCATGCCAGGGATCAGTTCATTCCCTCTAACAAACATATGCAAGATGTGGTCTTGTTAAAGACAGATGTAATTGTAGTGAAACATCTTTACACTAGTCTATAAATAAGGCAAATGTTATCACGCTCCTTTCTGTTTACCTGCTGTAGCTACATGTTGACGTTCAGTGAGTTATTCAACGCATCCAGGTCGTTGAACATGAGCATTTCCCAACTTCTCATTCAAAGTATCCCATTTTTGTGTAAATCATTGAAGTGGCTCGCCTTGTATTTTCTAAACTAACTATTTGTCTatgttgctttctgtttcagctctTGTACAATCCTGCTAAAGCCTATATACATTTTCGTTACTTCACATTAGTTTTGTCTTTAGCAAgcttgaaaacattgcttttgatCTCTTCAGACTAACTTGTAGATAGGGAATAGATGTTGCCCCAGCACTAATCCCTAGTGGCCCACTAGTTTATCTTCCCTAAATGTTCTTGGTTAACTTGCTGTGTCCTCCAATTCCATGTGCTCTTTTCAGCAATTTTAATGGCCCCTTGTGAAAATAATTGGTATATCACATCCACAAGTTTTCCTCCTTGCAGCTTTTGCCATTTAGTTTTAGGTATTATCCTCAAAGCTCCCAATTGCCCATCAACATTTTGCATTTGGTCATGTGTTTTTCTAAGTTTGAAGGGTAGCAACCTAAAGTTTATTAATGCTGTGTTCTTTCAGATAAAAATACTTTGCTTGAAATAGCAAAGGCAAATGCTGATAAATTATTTGGAAAAAGCAATATTCAGATGCCACCTAGCCTGAAGCCTACCAATCCTTTCAGAGATGAGAATTATAATTTTGGGAAGTCCAACATTGATGCAGCTAAAGAGATGATCAGAAGGGTGAGTGATAACATTTCATTACATTGAAGAAATTTCTTTTTGCATGTTTGAATGTAGAAGGTTACTTCTGTCCAAATATTTGAACACCAACTCCTGCACTATTAGTTGTGTGATCTTAGCTATGAAGTCACCGTTGTCCATTTAAGTACATTTTGACTCTTTCATACTGGTGTTCCTGTGTTCGGGTAGAATAAATTGAGTTGTACTCCTTTTGTAACTTGGCTTTTAATTGCATTGGTTTGTTATCCAAATTGTTTTGAGCAAACTCAGTTTTACTCTAATTTCTAATGAGAAATGTAAGATACTTACAATTGTAGTCATTCCTAGATTAACATAGAAATGTTTTCTCGGCTAGGCAATGAGGAATTTCCAATTTATAGTTCTTTACAAATTCTGGACATTCCCTAAAGTGAATTCTTGGTCCTCAAGTATATTAATCATAATTGGGAGATT is from Mobula birostris isolate sMobBir1 chromosome 30, sMobBir1.hap1, whole genome shotgun sequence and encodes:
- the rsrp1 gene encoding arginine/serine-rich protein 1 isoform X4, which encodes MVATGSRGVSALVESSAIKGNNCKRRPDSTDLSWELMKKKSSFGKMHLHNLEREQMSEMKWGKDRCSIQKKKAEKIAIGVDELCLASDKPQKCKRVSRSRTPGYQKCKILKSGSVSSLGSCCSSSATSRSDSVSSSASSRSGSMSSSSCSRSSSVSSSCSSRSSSVSSSGSSQSDSMSSSGSSRSSSVSSSGSSYLGSVSPLKRYRSSSKYTNSASRSRCVSREKRYKRLRGTHSRSRSRSCSRSCYRRSRYHMSYRSALGYRSRSRSSLRYRRSRSGSRSRYSSRRPRNYHSFMYRTHSPHRSRSRSRGRSIHLTQKDKNTLLEIAKANADKLFGKSNIQMPPSLKPTNPFRDENYNFGKSNIDAAKEMIRRGACDLYQAIL
- the rsrp1 gene encoding arginine/serine-rich protein 1 isoform X5, translating into MVATGSRGVSALVESSAIKGNNCKRRPDSTDLSWELMKKKSSFGKMHLHNLEREQMSEMKWGKDRCSIQKKKAEKIAIGVDELCLASDKPQKCKRVSRSRTPGYQKCKILKSGSVSSLGSCCSSSATSRSDSVSSSASSRSGSMSSSSCSRSSSVSSSCSSRSSSVSSSGSSQSDSMSSSGSSRSSSVSSSGSSYLGSVSPLKRYRSSSKYTNSASRSRCVSREKRYKRLRGTHSRSRSRSCSRSCYRRSRYHMSYRSALGYRSRSRSSLRYRRSRSGSRSRYSSRRPRNYHSFMYRTHSPHRSRSRSRGRSIHLTQKDKNTLLEIAKANADKLFGKSNIQMPPSLKPTNPFRDENYNFGKSNIDAAKEMIRRKP
- the rsrp1 gene encoding arginine/serine-rich protein 1 isoform X3 translates to MVATGSRGVSALVESSAIKGNNCKRRPDSTDLSWELMKKKSSFGKMHLHNLEREQMSEMKWGKDRCSIQKKKAEKIAIGVDELCLASDKPQKCKRVSRSRTPGYQKCKILKSGSVSSLGSCCSSSATSRSDSVSSSASSRSGSMSSSSCSRSSSVSSSCSSRSSSVSSSGSSQSDSMSSSGSSRSSSVSSSGSSYLGSVSPLKRYRSSSKYTNSASRSRCVSREKRYKRLRGTHSRSRSRSCSRSCYRRSRYHMSYRSALGYRSRSRSSLRYRRSRSGSRSRYSSRRPRNYHSFMYRTHSPHRSRSRSRGRSIHLTQKDKNTLLEIAKANADKLFGKSNIQMPPSLKPTNPFRDENYNFGKSNIDAAKEMIRREVLNIRSLPKKRPTFFEDKFIGFIA
- the rsrp1 gene encoding arginine/serine-rich protein 1 isoform X2; amino-acid sequence: MVATGSRGVSALVESSAIKGNNCKRPDSTDLSWELMKKKSSFGKMHLHNLEREQMSEMKWGKDRCSIQKKKAEKIAIGVDELCLASDKPQKCKRVSRSRTPGYQKCKILKSGSVSSLGSCCSSSATSRSDSVSSSASSRSGSMSSSSCSRSSSVSSSCSSRSSSVSSSGSSQSDSMSSSGSSRSSSVSSSGSSYLGSVSPLKRYRSSSKYTNSASRSRCVSREKRYKRLRGTHSRSRSRSCSRSCYRRSRYHMSYRSALGYRSRSRSSLRYRRSRSGSRSRYSSRRPRNYHSFMYRTHSPHRSRSRSRGRSIHLTQKDKNTLLEIAKANADKLFGKSNIQMPPSLKPTNPFRDENYNFGKSNIDAAKEMIRRKQANEDEEDEPVQKLGSAPSRSETNHWIAFSVKNAVAKPLNQKSPSGPVKGSPENKQKRSPYGQWVPVQSGHKSGGRTKIQ
- the rsrp1 gene encoding arginine/serine-rich protein 1 isoform X1; this translates as MVATGSRGVSALVESSAIKGNNCKRRPDSTDLSWELMKKKSSFGKMHLHNLEREQMSEMKWGKDRCSIQKKKAEKIAIGVDELCLASDKPQKCKRVSRSRTPGYQKCKILKSGSVSSLGSCCSSSATSRSDSVSSSASSRSGSMSSSSCSRSSSVSSSCSSRSSSVSSSGSSQSDSMSSSGSSRSSSVSSSGSSYLGSVSPLKRYRSSSKYTNSASRSRCVSREKRYKRLRGTHSRSRSRSCSRSCYRRSRYHMSYRSALGYRSRSRSSLRYRRSRSGSRSRYSSRRPRNYHSFMYRTHSPHRSRSRSRGRSIHLTQKDKNTLLEIAKANADKLFGKSNIQMPPSLKPTNPFRDENYNFGKSNIDAAKEMIRRKQANEDEEDEPVQKLGSAPSRSETNHWIAFSVKNAVAKPLNQKSPSGPVKGSPENKQKRSPYGQWVPVQSGHKSGGRTKIQ